The genomic window agaaaaaatTCTTTATCATGTCTTTGAAACATATTGGTTCATGgtcccagttgtttctttttacaaaatgatatatttttaacaaagttatctacaagtagtctgttaatgcttagttttctctttatgtatcattgttttctgtctactgtgccatttgtgcatatgtagttattattgtaaaatgcggatttttgtcatatctggtccggttccgatcagtagtttacactaaaatattaaatggccgccgaaagcaatgaaaaatacgaaaataaacaatgtttgacaagagatttggaatgaatatggcgtttttaatgcattaaatggatgaaacataTGCACAAGCAAATTTTGATCACTTTCTAAAGAAAGTACAAAACTTATTTtacccaaaatcaaaattttcactctcgatttaataggaagagaaagaaagtaatacaaatatatcaaaagTCGTAAAAAGCTAAGACTCAACctcattttaaaagagaaaaattgtttgtttctttgaaatttcatttagcaaacatatatttcgatttttttatgattttctgattACGTTTTCTCCTTGTCGAAATTTGCCGATTGCAAACCTCGTGGTATTAATCATGTCAAAGTGACAGCTTGGGGTATTcgtatccaaacagttatcacccaaaGCGCAATTAACACCTATTTAACCACTCTAAATTGCCTCTATTGTCCGActtgaagggattacaattaaaagtgatatattttttttatgatcataagtggtaattagatgaaagttcaaaatttaggaacgagaaaaataacatcctgaaaataattatagcgtcgcggtaatAATTATAGCGTCACAGTAATTATTATAGCGTCACGGGAagaaatatagcgtcgcggtacgcTAAAACCGCCTGGAGAGAACACTGAAGGTGTAGGTAgtccttactttattttcaccaacaaaacaaaatttaatgaacaaaacacattaaaactaACATCAGGTATATTGGTTGTTTTTCCCAATTTCTTGGAAAACCGCgttaaaaaattcccaaaactGGCCAGGGTCCTTTTTCCCAAAATACTCGGATAAACCCCTGTATTTGGACCGTAAGATCAGTAGGAGCTGTTGTTAATAGATCTTCCCCGATTGTTACATGTATGTAGGGTTGATGATTTTATTGGTAAAGATGCATGTTTGTACAAACTTTCATGCAAATTGTGCATTTTAAGCATCCGACATTCCTTGTGGCAGCAAGTGGCACCCTGGGCAAGTGCAGGGCTTTCCCTTGAAATTTAAGTAGTAGGCTCCATTAGaattataggcggctgtaacATGCGTCGGCGAAGCATGAAACAATCGATCAAGTCTTTTAAACAATTCTAGAAATTACCTGAAGTTTCGGATGGCATCAAAAGaagtattaaaaatatttttttcaaattaaaagcaataaaatttGTATAACTCGCTACTATTATGtgcaaatataaaagaaatacattataaaaatataaatgtaaggatctgtattttttttcacagatgcGTTACGTGGCAGCTTACCTACTTGCATCCCTAGGAGGAAACGCAAATCCATCAGCCAGTGACCTTGAAAAGATTATTGGGTCAGTTGGAATTGAAGCCGAAGCTGataagataaagaaaattataagtgAACTCAAAGGAAAAAACCTTGAAGACCTGATCAAAGAAGGTATACAATAGTTGTACTTTTTGTTATTCTTTGCATTCAGGTTAAATAAATCACTGAACCAGTTGACACCAGGTCAGAGTTTTTATActtcgtatattggtatcacatcgtcGTCTTctgaagacggatggtttccggatgataactttagtataaatagaaatcaataaaattttaaaacaatgtttataaccacaaaaggaagcttgggattgattttgggggttatggtccctaaggtttaggaattaagggcccaaaaggcccaaaacaagcatttatcttgtgtcagtacaaaaagttgtgtataaggatttcaattgttctgaaattgtaccacaatatgttataccataagtagaaggttgggatatattttgtgggttatggggcaaacagtctaggaataaagggccaaaaacaagcatttttgtagttttaagactataaattggagttttctttttttgtccagaatagtagttgaatcaacttaaatcagtgctatatacaatatacaatgcaatattcactttacaaACTGATAAAAGcagtctttaccattcagtgattacaagcactttgattaccattctagggttatgcccctttacaacttcagtttctgttctcttaacttaagtttgtctcaactaaacttaatgaaatgtgtatatacttaaactgagtttagaggtaataagcattataatataatgcttattacctctaaactgagtttaagttcaatttttggcatcTTCACTTTTACATATCcgcatttatttttacaatttacctaagaattgaatgcttctttttgtatctttattggggtgtaaaagcgttgaccgaagtacattttgtatgaagcgcttcattctaaaaatgtacgcacagtcaacgcttttacaaccctataaagttacaaaaagaagcattcaatacttaaattacattttttagctttgatcatgaaaacatgaactttataatttttttatttaattcaccttagtgtgcactttattgtgggaccacgtgttatcatgaatgaaaagttttattgagtaatgcaattgcttaaggaataacacgtgatgtgcagttagccaatcagaataaagtattataatgaaacatacatctaatgtaattattatcaattgatattaatttaaaccatgactgtatgacattgtatatgttaatattttataatgtatttaaatgagtagtcattgttgaaaactccattagaaatttgaattgagatcatttttggaataagggaaaggaggaggtaaaaaaaaatggggggggggggcaatttttctcatttcagatttcaaaaaaataaaaataaaatttcttcaaatattttttttttttggagagattaatattcaacagcagaGTGAATTGCTctaaagcaaaaacaaaaaaaaatttcaagttcattagaccacattcattctgtgtcagaaacctatgctgtgtcaactatttaatcacaatccaaatttagagctgtatccagcttgaaggttgtgtccatactagccccaaccgttcagggttctacctctgcggtcgtataaagctacaccCTGCAGAGCATTTGGTTAAAAACTGATGAAATGTGGACCAATGATGAAATGTATCAGCAAAAAATATGTTTAGATTGCTGGTCAAATTGCAATCAtatttgaatttgttattttCTGCTCAGGGTTCTCACTTAGGTGAGTCTGAGTTTTGGACAGTACTCatgaaaatctgtctggactcgcCATTTTCAATTTGGCGAGTCCAAAGATTAATCAAGATTGACATATTTTGTTACTGAACACATATCATTTTTGTAGCAAAATTTTTAGTCATTCTTTGAGAATTTGTTTCAGTACATGTAGTTTTCTATTATTTCATACCTATTTCTCTTTAAACAGGTCAAGAAAAGCTGGCCTCAGTACCTGCAGGAGGAGCTGTTGCTGCTGCACCTGCTGCTGCCGATGCTGCTGAAGCACCTAAAGGAGGAGGTAATGACATTTATGATCTGAGGAAATGCTTTGTTTTTCAGCATTTACATTTCCATGCAGTGCTTTAGTCTTGATTTTTGTCTTCCCACAACAGTAGTGGGTGCAAGACTTTGGATACATCATCTTCATTAATCTTTGTATCGTTTATGATTAGGTCAGTTTCAAGTGGTGGTCAAAATTATATGGTAGATATTTGTAAGTGCATTTGTTCAACTCATTTTCATGCAGATTATTTGATCCACCATCTCACTCATACTCTATTGCCCTTGTAACATGTTTATTGATTATGTTAGTTTGAGGTGAAAAAAGAATTTCAATCGGAGGAAAgtccattttatttattatgcagTTGTATATATAAGCATTAGCATTTCTCATAACATTTCCATAGATAATTTTCCAGCAACTTCCTAGTATTGTTTATTGTGTTTGAACATTTTGCCTAGTtagaatattaaaaatgtttaattttatttcaatatttgcattatactacatgtatcaaAATTACATACATGCAAGACATATCTCATAATTTGTGTCAACCATTCCACCATATTTAGATATTGAATTGCCAAAACAATTTTGATTGTGTGAGCACCTGTTTTGAATTGTTAGAGTGAATTTAGTTTTCCTAATATCAGCTGTAAACATTTTAGGAACCAGTTCATTTGAAGAAACTGTCTCTTTGGTTAAGATTTCAATTGTGgcttttatttatattaacatttCTTTCAATTGTTTGAATTTaaaaagagaataaaaaaaacagcaaaaaatttcatgaaggattgtTTAACAATGAACTTAAATCCCTTAAGACAAGTTTTCTTCTGAAAAGAAGGCGTGATGATTCTCTTATAGTATTCCCCTATATGAAAGGAGTTCTGTCTTGATAAGAAAAGAAGATAAATTGAGCGAGGCACTCATGAAAGAACAAATCTGTCAATCTAGGACACAGAAATACATACATGTGTTTACTTGAAATGAAGTTATTTGTAGTCAAAATGAAGGCCAGATATCAAATTTATTCAGTTTACTTGAAAATTAATCTTtactttttttgatattttagcaaagaaagaagaaaagaagaaacCTGAGCCAGAATCAGAGTCTGATGATGACATGGGATTTGGACTCTTTGACTAAATAAATGTCTTTTGCAATGCATCTATAATAAAGACATTTTACACCATTCTTGTAATTTTATTGACAAAAGAATATATTTGTGGtaatttttatgaaaacaattatctatgccccatttatgggcaacATGTTTCAGTCTGTTTGTTCATCCTTTCTTCTGTCCCGCTTTAGattcaagtttttggtcaaggtagtttttgtacgaccgaaaaaattaaaaaaattttggttgtatattggtatcacgttggcgtcgtcgtccgaatacttttagttttcgcactcttaactttagtaaaagtgaatagaaatctatgaaattttaacacaaggtttatcaccacaaaaggaaggttgggattgattttgggagttttggtcctaacattttaggaattagggaccaaaaagggcccaaataagcattttcttggttttcgcaccataactttagtttaattgattttaggagttgaggtccgaacagtttaggaattaggggtcaaaaaggggccaaaataagcatttttcttggttttcgcaccataactttggtataagtatatagaaatctatgaaatttaaacacaaggatAATCACCAtataaggaaggttgggattgattttgggagttttggttccaacagtttaggaataagggacccaaagggtccaaaattaaactttgtttgatttcatcaaaaatagaataattgggcttctttgatatggcgaatctaactgtgtatatagattcataatttttggtcccgctttcaaattggtctacattaaggtccaaagggtccaaaattaaacatagtttgattttaaaaaaaaatgaattcttggggttctttgataggctgaatctaaaaatgtacttagattttttcttattggcccagttttcaagtttgtccaaattgtggtacaaaattaaactttgtttgatttcatcaaaaattgaataattggggttctttgatatgccgaatataactatgtagattcttaatttttggtcccgttttcaaattggtctacattaaagtccaaagggtccaaaattaaacttagtttgattttaacaaaaattgaattcttgggcttctttgatatgctgaatttaaacatgtacttagatttttgattattggcccagtttccaagttggtccaaatcagaatccaaaattattatattaagtattgtgcaatagcaagaaattttcaattgcacagtactcagcaatagcaagaaatcttcaattgcacagtgttgtgcaatagcaagacattttcaattgcacagtattgctcaatagcaagaaatcttcaattgcacagtattgtgcaatagcaagtattttcaattgcacagtattgtgcaatagcaagaaatttcaattggagttatctttctttgtccagaatagtagttgaatcaccTTAATTCAttcttttatacaatatacaatgtatattcacttttactaccaactgataaattaaaacaatctttaccaatcagtgataacaagcacttattttcaattttaatattttatgatgtatttaaatgagtagttattgttgcaaactccattagaaatttgaattgagattggttttggaataaaggaaagggggatgtgaaaaaaaattggggggggggggggtcaatttttctcatttcagatttcaaaaataaaaagaaaatttctccaaacatttttttgagaggattaatattcaacagcatagtgaattgcttaaagccaaaacaaaaatttcaagttcattagaccattcattctgtgtcagaaacctatgctgtgtcaactatttaatcacaatccaaatttagagctgaatccagcttgaatgttgtgtccatacttgccccaaatgttcagggttcgacctctgcggtcgtataaagctgcgccctgtggagcatctggttatatgCCTGCTTACAGGACATATTTTGAAATACCGTTGTCCGTAAGTCCCCACCCTCTTGGTATTTTAAGGAATCACTAAAGCATGGCATGACGTGGCTggatgaaaagttctggatccgccactgaacttGCTAAAGTGGAAAGTATACGTCTGTACATGTAAAGTTTCATGCAAAGGTAGATTGAATAATGATAGACAAGTACCCTAACACTCAGAGCATAACATACTTCATCTGAACACAGACCATtgtgagaaataaaaaaaaaggatatattGTTGATATATTATCTTACTTAAAGGTGGAAGCCagttgagttttaaaaaaaatggataaataaTAGCCTAGTTTAAAGCAAAGAATATCAGTcctataaaaaataaattcaatatgtaaatatcaatccgtacacatccaaaaTCTCACACCAAACAccttttttttgcttttgaagaaagtatgacaaaaaaaatgcattttctaacacttattaatatacattaaaccaaaaaaacaacTACGATGAAATTGGACACTTAAACTCTAAAACGAAAGATAAATACCAAAAAAATCAaggcgattcaggctcttgagagcctcttgttttataactcaatggatagtttttgtCGAGCTTGAAAGCTCaatatagggatagtgatccttcagcggcgttagctaacttcttaaaaggtggaagacctggatgcttcatactttgtttatggatgcctcatgttacgaagtttccatcagtcgcGTGTCCAATGTCCtagacctaattttcatggttcagtgactacttgaaaaaaaagttttgtaatgttaaattctctcttataagtaaaaggataactatatttggtatgtgcataccttgccaTGTCCTCGTGCCCATCAGACAGTTGTCACTTTACCTcgatctcatttcatggatcagtgaacggGGTTGAGTTTTGGTGGAAGGACTCTGAggtatacatgtccaactggcggatgtcatctgatcttgacctcattttcatggttcagtggttatagttgagtttttatacgaccgcaaaaattgaatattttgtgGTTGTATATTGATATCATGTTGGcgtagtcgtcgtcgtcgtccgaagacattttggttttcgcactttaactttagtaaaagtaaatagaaatctatgaaatttaaacacaaggtttatgaccataaaaggaaggttgggattgattttgggtgttttggtcctaacagtttaggaattaggggccaaaataagtatttttcttggttttcacacaataactttagaataagtaaacagaaatctatgaaattttaacacatggtttatgaccacaagaggaaggttgagattgattttgggtgttttggtcccaacagtttaggaattggggtcCAAAAACAGgtccaaaaataagcatttttcttggtttttgcacaataactttagtataagttaatagaaatctatgaaattttaacacaaggtttatgaccacaaaaggaaggtttggattgattttgggagttttggtcccaacgaattaggggtcaaaaggctccaaaactaaactttgtttgatttcatcaaaaattgaactattggggttctttgatgtaCCGAATCAACAGTGTGGGAATTAcagaactgtacggttttctaatagtttggtcattcgggagactgtcaagcggggctccgacatttgcaaaataacaagttgcttgatggaaacttcGATGAACTCTTATGCTACTATAAAACGTTTCTGTTTCAAgttttgatagctaaaacattctttatgtaaatatgaaccaataaaataataagaaagatatgtgcatccaaacgttttccttagaatggtggagctccgtgtaaaacaatcaaaattgtcacacaacagcgatcacaaatgtcaaaaaaaacatcgaaaaatcaatgtttgctacaTGAActttcacatgtaccttttctgatatatagtcttacctgtctgaaagtttcaaagccattgtcccagttaaaatccaaatatattcattttctccatgtcggatatttttattgactgtacaatcgcttgcaagtttactgtaatatcactcggagccttcctgtacaatcgcttggagcTTTTCTTTTCATCGTTTTGACAACTAGACTACTTAGAAAGGAGGGTAACCTACTTTACCTAGTAATGACTTCACGGtccagctaacaagcaagctagtCAAAggtattacctttacctacacactcattgCATTTTGCTGTAATAGTTTCTAGTGGCATATGACTATAATTATAACTCTTAAGTAGATATAATGCTTACTACTATCTCTTCTGCCACATTCATGATCAGTTTATGTTTTCCATGATACTTTTGtcacataaatatttataaaaactacTGCAATCCAATACAATATATGTCTGGCATGATTTTTCTCTCCCTTTTCTGTTACGATTTAATAACTTACAGTTAGTTATTTGGTattgttatcaatttttgttAAACCTAAATTACACACTCAAAAGTGTTACTGATGTTTGAAGCTTTTATTTGAATGGATGCAGCCTGTCATTAGCGTATCCGGTATGCGGGGAGAGGGAGTTTTGGTGGTTGAAACCccatttttttcgattttttttattttgtggacGTTTCAGGGTGTTCCGTGGTTTggaccccacccccccccccctcccttctGCAGAAAGGCGGGATCCGCACCTGGTCTGATATCGTCAATTATAGTATTAAATGATGATCCGATCATTCAGcagattttttttagtttggtCTTGTGCTGTGCTAGTTTTGGGTAGAAATGAGCGCACAAATATTTTTAACCCTGCCAATTTCTTTTTgtacctgttccaagtcaagtagttcagtggttgtcgttggttcatgtctgtcatatatgtttttcgtaaattgttttattatgaattagaCCGTCATTTAACTTCGAAAGGTATtgattcttatttttcatatcgggaccttttatagccgactataattgcttaaatccatttattttttgaactttgacaatcatatcacatctccttatttctatattgaaaatataaatgtggtttgataaaatgttgttctcactaaaaaaaaaacaaaactgtttcGTTCGTTTGTCGGATGCTATAGTTGGGAATATTGAAAAGTTCCTGAATCAtgacattgatataaaaaaaaaatcatgttgaaggATTTTGTGTTTTCTCTGTCTTTTAGATAACAAGTCCTCTCCCATCCTAGATAAAATTTGATTTACTGGAGCTTTTTCTACCAGTAGCTATAGCTTGTAATAAACAGACATCtcatttgaaattataccacatcttcttattttaatatcatgtttatttact from Mytilus galloprovincialis chromosome 5, xbMytGall1.hap1.1, whole genome shotgun sequence includes these protein-coding regions:
- the LOC143076137 gene encoding uncharacterized protein LOC143076137, whose amino-acid sequence is MRYVAAYLLASLGGNANPSASDLEKIIGSVGIEAEADKIKKIISELKGKNLEDLIKEGQEKLASVPAGGAVAAAPAAADAAEAPKGGAKKEEKKKPEPESESDDDMGFGLFD